From the Desertibacillus haloalkaliphilus genome, one window contains:
- a CDS encoding DUF2268 domain-containing putative Zn-dependent protease (predicted Zn-dependent protease with a strongly conserved HExxH motif), protein YKKWVSSHLYQKVQDDERLIQNLLYGKGNYPKMLGYATGFYIVKKYFDEHRISEESMIAEPAETFLKAIES, encoded by the coding sequence GTACAAGAAATGGGTATCCAGTCACCTTTATCAGAAAGTGCAGGACGACGAAAGGCTGATACAGAATCTCCTTTATGGAAAAGGGAACTACCCCAAAATGCTTGGCTATGCCACTGGATTTTATATCGTGAAAAAGTATTTCGATGAGCACCGAATCAGCGAGGAGTCTATGATTGCGGAGCCTGCGGAAACGTTTTTAAAGGCGATAGAATCGTAA